A region of the Nitrospira sp. genome:
CCAACCGTCTTGAGGTATCTCCCGAATTGGCTGCTCTTCAGATCCAGGAGAAACTCCTGCGTCACGCGTAATTCCGCCGCATGAATCCGGAACAAGAGATCAGCGTGATCGGAAAGCCCTCGAAGCAGGTACAGATCGATTGCCACATGCTCCCGATGCTGTTCCACCACACCCTTGAGCGAGGTCAGACGGACGATCCGCATCGCAGGGTCTTGCTTCGCCCACTCTTCATTCAGCGCGAAGAGAGCAAACGTGCCGTACACTCCGGGTTCCGTAAGAAGTTTCTCGCGATCCGCCGCAGACTGCGCATCGGATAGCCACGGGCCGACCATCACGCACATGAACATCAGTGCCGCTACAAATGAACGCGTCATGATCTCGTCTCCTTCCTCCTGATACCAGGCAAACGATGGTGGTCCCGCCCGAACACCCGCCGATAGATCTGATCGAGGTGGCGCAGATAGTACTTGGGGTTGAAACACGCTGCAATCTCACTGTGCTTTAGATGCTGTGAGATAAACGGGTCTTTGCCGGCCAATTCTTGCAGTGCGCCTCCGCCTCTCCAGGAGACCATGGCATTGCGCTGCACCACTTCATAGGACTCTTTTCGCTGCGCCCCCTTCTCGACCAAGGCCAACAGCAGCCGCTGCGAATATACCAGCCCCCCAGTCAATTCGAGGTTTCGCCTCATTCGATCAGGATACACAACCAAATGTTCGATGAGATCCGTGACTTTGGCGAGCATATAGTCGATCAGAATCGTGCTGTCCGGCATGATCACCCGCTCGACCGACGAATGGCTGATATCCCGTTCATGCCAGAGCGCCACATTCTCCATCGCCGCCAGACTGTTGGCCCGCACGAGCCGCGCCAAGCCACAAAGATTCTCCGAGACAATCGGGTTCCGTTTGTGAGGCATCGCCGACGATCCCTTCTGGCCTTCGGAGAAATACTCTTCCGCTTCGAGCACTTCTGTGCGCTGGAGGTGGCGAATTTCGGTGGCGATCTTTTCGATGCTGGCCGCAAGCAACGCGAGCGCTGTGGCATAGGAGGCGTGGCGGTCTCGTTGGACGACCTGATTCGAGACGGGATCGGCCTTCAAGCCAAGCTTGGCGCACACATAGTCTTCAATATCCGGTCCCTGATGGGCGAAGGTTCCCATGGCGCCGGACAGTTTGCCGACCGCAATCTCGGTCCGCACCCGCCGTAACCGCTCGTGATGGCGGCGGACTTCTTCGTACCACAGGGCGAGCTTCAGCCCAAATGAGATCGGCTCCCCGTGAATGCCATGGGACCGCCCCACCATGACCTGATCCTTGTACCGGAACGACTGCCGCTTCAAGACAGCCAGTAACCGTTCAACCCCTTCCAGGATGAGATCCATGGCCTCAGTCATTTGAACGGCCAGTGAAGTATCGACAATGTCGGAGGATGTGAGTCCCATGTGGAGAAACCGATGTTCCGGTCCTACTGTGTCCATGAGCGATTCGAGAAAAGCGATCACATCATGCTTGGTGACCTTTTCGATTTCGGCAATTCGGTCGACGTTGATCTTGGCCTTCTTCCGGATTTTCGCCGCCGTTCCACGTGGTGCCTGTTTGGCATGCTCGAAGGCGGCACAAGC
Encoded here:
- a CDS encoding adenylosuccinate lyase — translated: MIERYTRPQMKAIWDLKHKYEIWLEVELQACAAFEHAKQAPRGTAAKIRKKAKINVDRIAEIEKVTKHDVIAFLESLMDTVGPEHRFLHMGLTSSDIVDTSLAVQMTEAMDLILEGVERLLAVLKRQSFRYKDQVMVGRSHGIHGEPISFGLKLALWYEEVRRHHERLRRVRTEIAVGKLSGAMGTFAHQGPDIEDYVCAKLGLKADPVSNQVVQRDRHASYATALALLAASIEKIATEIRHLQRTEVLEAEEYFSEGQKGSSAMPHKRNPIVSENLCGLARLVRANSLAAMENVALWHERDISHSSVERVIMPDSTILIDYMLAKVTDLIEHLVVYPDRMRRNLELTGGLVYSQRLLLALVEKGAQRKESYEVVQRNAMVSWRGGGALQELAGKDPFISQHLKHSEIAACFNPKYYLRHLDQIYRRVFGRDHHRLPGIRRKETRS